A genomic segment from Prochlorothrix hollandica PCC 9006 = CALU 1027 encodes:
- the rplQ gene encoding 50S ribosomal protein L17: MRHRCRVHQLGRPADQRKALLRALATELVRHGRITTTKARAKAVRNEVESIITLAKAGTLSARRQALGYLYDKKLVKALFDQVPERYGNRNGGYTRILRTVPRRGDNAEMAIIELT, encoded by the coding sequence ATGCGTCACCGTTGTCGTGTTCACCAACTTGGTCGCCCTGCTGACCAACGTAAAGCTCTGTTACGAGCCTTGGCTACTGAATTAGTGCGCCATGGCCGTATTACCACTACTAAAGCGCGGGCTAAGGCTGTGCGCAATGAAGTGGAAAGTATCATCACCTTGGCCAAGGCAGGCACCCTGTCCGCCCGCCGCCAAGCCCTGGGCTATCTCTATGACAAGAAACTCGTGAAGGCTCTGTTTGATCAGGTGCCTGAGCGCTATGGCAATCGCAACGGCGGCTACACCCGTATTTTACGGACTGTCCCTCGCCGGGGTGACAATGCAGAGATGGCCATCATTGAACTGACCTAG
- a CDS encoding DNA-directed RNA polymerase subunit alpha, whose product MVQFQVECVDSKTERDQSQYSRFMIEPLEQGQGITVGNALRRVLLSNLGGTAVTAVRISGVSHEFATVPGVREDVLDILLNLKQIVLRSHSSQPQIGRLLVHGPAMVIAENIDLNPDVEIINPKQYIATLAASATLEMEFRIEQGKGYLSFERSKEEASALDFLQIDAAFMPVRRVNYSIEDVRLGESTQKDRLVLDIWTNGSLTPQEALSQAAATLVDLFNPLKDITFEPQGIEEPMEGPESQIPIEELQLSVRAYNCLKRAQINSVADLLEYTQEELLEIKNFGQKSAEEVIEALRQRLGITLQETRSSGGS is encoded by the coding sequence ATGGTGCAATTCCAAGTTGAATGTGTTGACTCTAAAACCGAACGTGACCAGTCTCAATACAGCCGGTTTATGATCGAACCCCTGGAGCAGGGGCAGGGGATCACGGTGGGTAACGCCCTACGCCGTGTTCTTCTTTCTAACCTTGGGGGAACAGCAGTTACTGCGGTGCGTATTTCTGGGGTATCCCATGAGTTCGCTACGGTGCCGGGAGTCCGGGAAGATGTCCTGGATATCTTGCTCAATCTCAAGCAAATTGTGCTGCGGTCCCATTCGTCCCAACCCCAAATTGGGCGGCTCTTGGTGCATGGCCCTGCCATGGTCATTGCTGAGAATATTGACCTGAACCCAGACGTTGAGATTATTAACCCCAAGCAATATATTGCGACCTTGGCGGCTTCAGCCACCTTGGAAATGGAGTTTAGAATCGAACAGGGCAAAGGTTATCTATCCTTCGAGCGCAGCAAGGAAGAAGCCAGCGCCCTGGACTTCTTGCAAATTGATGCTGCTTTTATGCCGGTTCGCCGGGTGAACTATAGCATCGAAGATGTTCGTCTGGGGGAATCTACCCAGAAGGATCGCCTGGTTTTAGATATCTGGACCAATGGCAGCTTAACCCCCCAGGAAGCCCTGAGTCAGGCCGCTGCCACCCTGGTGGATCTGTTCAATCCCCTGAAGGACATCACCTTTGAACCCCAGGGTATTGAAGAACCCATGGAAGGGCCGGAAAGTCAGATTCCCATTGAGGAGTTGCAGCTTTCTGTGCGGGCCTACAACTGCTTGAAGCGTGCCCAAATTAATTCCGTAGCCGACCTTCTGGAATATACCCAAGAAGAGCTACTGGAAATCAAGAACTTCGGCCAAAAATCGGCGGAAGAAGTCATTGAAGCACTCCGGCAACGTTTGGGTATTACGTTGCAGGAAACCCGATCCTCTGGAGGTAGTTAG
- the rpsK gene encoding 30S ribosomal protein S11 translates to MARPAKKGGGKKQKRNVPNGVAHIQSTFNNTIVSITDPNGEVVSWASAGSSGFKGAKKGTPFAAQTAAENAARRAMDQGVRQIEVMVSGPGAGRETAIRALQGAGLEITLIRDVTPIPHNGCRPPKRRRV, encoded by the coding sequence ATGGCAAGACCTGCTAAAAAAGGTGGCGGCAAGAAGCAAAAGCGCAATGTTCCCAATGGCGTTGCCCATATTCAGTCCACATTCAATAACACGATCGTTTCCATCACCGATCCCAATGGTGAAGTTGTATCCTGGGCCTCCGCCGGTTCCAGTGGTTTTAAGGGGGCTAAAAAAGGCACTCCTTTTGCCGCCCAAACCGCTGCTGAGAATGCGGCTCGCCGTGCCATGGATCAGGGCGTGCGTCAGATCGAAGTGATGGTGAGTGGCCCTGGAGCCGGTCGTGAAACGGCTATCCGTGCCCTCCAAGGGGCAGGGTTAGAAATCACCCTGATCCGTGATGTGACACCCATTCCCCACAATGGTTGCCGTCCCCCCAAGCGTCGTCGGGTCTAG
- the rpsM gene encoding 30S ribosomal protein S13, whose protein sequence is MARIAGVDLPREKRVEIGLTYIYGIGLSRSHQILAKTGVNPDTRVRDLSDADVAALRDALESDYQVEGDLRRLELMNIKRLQDIGCYRGRRHRAGLPVRGQRTRTNARTRRGGRKTVAGKKKAGKK, encoded by the coding sequence GTGGCACGAATTGCAGGTGTTGATCTTCCTCGCGAAAAGCGAGTTGAAATTGGTCTGACTTATATCTATGGTATCGGCTTATCCCGTTCCCATCAGATTTTAGCCAAGACAGGCGTTAATCCAGATACCCGTGTTCGGGATCTCAGTGACGCTGATGTGGCTGCCTTGCGGGACGCATTGGAGTCAGACTATCAAGTGGAGGGAGACCTCCGGCGCTTGGAGTTAATGAATATCAAGCGTCTTCAAGATATTGGTTGTTACCGAGGTCGCCGCCATCGCGCTGGATTACCGGTACGGGGACAGCGCACTCGCACCAACGCCCGAACCCGCCGTGGCGGTCGGAAGACAGTGGCGGGTAAAAAGAAAGCAGGTAAGAAGTAA